The following DNA comes from Triticum aestivum cultivar Chinese Spring chromosome 3D, IWGSC CS RefSeq v2.1, whole genome shotgun sequence.
TCGGTAAGAGTTGAATGATTTCAATGCCCGCTTTCGGAGAGGGGCGTTTTGGCGGACGAGCTGCATGGAGGCCGTAATCCTCGTCGAGCGTTTTGGCATCAGGATGTGTGTCGTTTGCCTTTTGAGCTATATACGTCGGATATTTGAGATAAATACACCAGTGCCAACTTCTCGTATTCACGATATGTACGTGGGCCTGCGTTTCAGCCGAGGCATGAACATGATGTTCTCCCTGAGCGACTTCGAATTTGGCCCACTTCGCGGGCTGGCGGGGTGGGTGGATCGAGAGTAAATGTATCTTGTAGGCCCGCTCGGTGACCATTACGAGGTTGGGGCGGTGTGCAGGAGACGCGTGTTTGGCCCGTTGACACCTAGACCAGAGCAGAGCTGCTTTCGCCATAGATGGCATGAAGTTTCCCCTAAGTCTCACCTTTTGCCTGATTACGATCGCGGGGGTGTCCTTAGTTGGGTGGCAGTGGGTTGGATTAGAGTTTTCCCATCTTTGTGCATCCAAAATCAGATCTGGCTGTGTATTGTTTGTGTGGGCAGGTTTGTCCCTCGTTCGGACGACGGGCTTGTCATGAGAGACGGCCAGTGCGCAGCTGATTGATGATGAGACGAGCGAAACTACTGGTGCCCAAGATTACTTGATTTATTCTGAGCCAGTGCGCCTGGATCTGGGTATGGGTGCCCTATGGAGGAGCAAGCAGGTGAGGAGACGGAGGAAACATTTGTAACCGAGAGGAACTGCAGCTCGTACAATGGTGGTGGCGAAGAGGTAGGCGATTCGTGCGAACCTGGGGCTAGGAGTATGGCCCGCGACACGGCACCGAGGATGGAGAGGAAGACGGCGTGGTCGTGTCAAGACAAAAGGGTCTTGTTGGACATGGAGGTGATGTTTCCGTTCTTCgtagagaaaagtatgtttttggtgtTTTTGTCCCTCAAGTTCCCACAAAGTATAGGCTTGGTTCCTCAAGATTTTTTGGTATATATTTGGTCCCTCAAGTCTCAAAACTGGATAAGTTTGGTCCTAAACCAGATTTTGAGTATATTGACCAGTTTTGACCGCCACAAAACCgcccgatgaacagtaaattcgaaaaaaaaacTTCAAAAGATCTGAAATTTTTTGAGGTCGAATATGCTTACATGCGCAAGATGCGAACAAAATTTCAGGCTCTTTCGGCACgcgaggagctcgtggcaaaaagaaaacaaaaatatctgcctgatgaatagtaaattcaaaaaaatcaaaacaaaatcaaaaaattatGAAACTTTTTGGGGTCCAATATGCTTAAGTGCGCAAGGTGCGACGAAAATTTTGTCCTGAAATGAGATCGGACGGGCTCTTGCAAAAAATTTgtcatttttttgaagttttttttcaaatttactattcatcgggcggttttgtggcggtcaaacccggtcaacatgctcaaaatctggtttaggaccaagcttatccggttttgagacttgagggACCAAATGTATACCAAAAAATTTTAAGGGATCATGTCTATACTTTGTGGAAACTTGggggaccaaaaacatacttttctcttcTTCATATTAAAACCTCATTCCATGATATTTGTCAAACATAATTTGCAGCTGTGTTGTGTGAGATTCAGAACAAGACACCTGTACTGTTGGTTAGAATGAATCGGCACTAGAAGCCGGGGCACGGCACTATCATTGCTTTGCATTGCAAAAAATGGCAGATGAGAGGGAGCACAGTTCTAGCAGAGTGTCTGCCCTTGAGACTTCGGTTCGTGCCTATGTTGATCAAAATTGGAAATGTTATTAATCCAGCAATTGGAACTAGCGTTGACTCTCTCGAGGAGGGCTATGAGTTTTACAACCTGTACTCTTGGGAAGTTGGTTTTGGTGTCCGATACGCAAAAAGCCGTTTTAATGTACACCAAAAGAAGTTTGTGCGGAATGATTCAATCTGTTTTTGTCATATATGTAGTGTGTGTCACATTGGATTGACCATTTTACATCTGCTGCTGGTCtgtgagtgtgtgtgtgcgcgtgtggtCGACTAGGTGTGGGTGCAATGCCATGATGCGGCTGCTGAGATCGGATGATTGTGGCTGGTATGTGTGCGAGCACAGGTCAGAGCATAACCATGATCTATCAGTTAACTGTGGAGAGAAATTGGATTGGAAGTCACATCGGCACATAGATAGTTACACAAAGGAAGAACACACGCAGCAACACGCCAAAAGCTGGCAATCCACAATGAGCATCAGGCGATTATTGACATTGTTCGTTTGTGGTTTGACGTCATTATAGATGGCGTTTTATTTTCATAAGAACCATGTCACTTTGAGACCTCCATGTATGTATTCTACTAGACTATATGTTTACTGAATTTGGGGTAGCCATGGCATTAGCAGCGTGTTGCTTTTTCTGGTAGGTCAAGATAGATTGTGCTATGGTTTAAGAAAAAATGACCTTGTTTTTTTCCAATGATATCTCTGTTGATATATGGGCTGTGCCGTCTATCTCTCGACCGAGATGAGGATGACGACGACGCCATATCTATGGTGGTGTTCTTGTTAGCTTTGCTGGATTGCAATGGATAGGGCAGTGCTGTTCTTGGCCGGTATAAATAGATTGTTTCCAAACGGTCTGATCGTGAGCCTAAACGTTCGGGAACAGAACACTTATGTGCAACGGCCCGTGCTGTAATACTATGGGAACATGAGAGCGTGCGCGTGCACATGTTCGTGAACTGCTTGCACAGCATGGACTTGATGGATGAAATGATGGCACCTCTGACCAGCCTAGCAGCACTGCGTCGCCTACATGGGATGACACAGTATTTACAAAGGAAATACGGTGTGGTATGAGTACCTGACAAGTGAAATACACGTAGTAAATGCGACGCTGCAGCTGATCTGTATGATGACTGACGATGGTGATTACGAGCtgcatggagctcggcctccaaacgGCATTTTCGCCGCTTTTGTTTCTTTCGTAGCGAAGCCGAGCTGGCTGAGACTATTGCATACCGCCATGGAGAAAAGGAGCACACAGCTAACTATATAGTAGTAGGAAAGGTCCGTACGACAGCTCAATCAAGTCCTCCTCCAACCAAACCTTAGcgttaagagcatctccactcattCGGGCCCTAGGGACTCGAATTATCGCCGCTTGGGGGCGAACCAGCGGAAATTtagggggcgcggggggggggggactcgGGTTCCCGGTCGTCGCCCATTAACTGAGACCCGCGTTAGGAAAAAGATTGGCTTACCGTCGCCCGTGAGTAAGACAGGTATCTCCGGCCGGGGTTGGCGTCTGTCGACAAAGTCAGGTGGGCTGCTTGGTGCCGCAGCTGCAAAAAACAGCAGGCTTCATAGTCCAGGGGGTTCCCGGGGTGGGGGAGAGCCGGAGAGCCGGAGAGGTTTTCTGCCTTTCGCGAATCAAGACGAGGTGGAGGTACTGCTGCACATGCCTGGCAGCTGCAAAAACTGTGGAGGACAGTGGGGGCGTTTGGACCGATAGATATCTCTCGGAGTCGGTAAGAGTTGAATGATTTTAATGCCCGCTTTCATTTCTTTCATAGCGAACCTGAGCTGGCTGAGACTATTGCATACCGCCATGGTGAAAAGGAGCACACAACTAACTATATAGTAGTCAAGGCCCGTACGACAGCTCAAAGCCCTCCGCCAACCAAGCCTTAGCGTTAAGAGCATTTCCACTCGTTCGGCCCCCAGGGACTCGAAATACCGCCGCTTGGGGGCGAACCGGCAGAAATttcggcatgggggggggggggctcgggttCCCAGTCGCCGCCCCAAGATGGCCGAGACGTGGTTTTTCCAAATACAAGTTCGGCTAGGTTTGGACAAATTCGGACAAAATTCGGGCGGTTTCCATTGATATTTTACAAAATTAAAGACATAAAACAAACTTAGAAAAATAAAACTACGCAGCCGCCGCCCCAAGCCTATTGCATGCTGAGGAGCTTGTAGAAGgcggtgtagtcgccgccgccactgtcgccgtcgtcgtcctgcacgccaccgccgtcgtcgtccTGCACGCCACCGCCGTCCTTGCTGCAGCCTTGCCCTGGGTCGCCGTGGCAGAAGGGGTTGGACGGCCCTCGTCGCTACCGTCGAGGATGACGACATCGCCCTTGTCGCGGCCGCGGCGCCGAGCGGCGATCTCCTCGAGGGCGCGGCATTGGCGCTCCATCTCCTCCCGGACATATTCGTTCCGCGCCCATTTGAGGCCCGTCTCGTGGTCGGCGACCATGTCGACGTGCTCCTGCTTCACGATGATGGGAGGCGTTGCCGACTCCTTCTTCGGCCTGACGAGGCGAAGATGGCCGCGGGAAGGAGGGGAAGGTTGGTGGCGCCGACGCTCTGGCGTCTCCAGGGGATCAGCCTTGATGGTGGCGAGCGGCGACGTgctggaggagcgggaggaggaggaagcgcTCGCCATGCGCCTCGGCAGCCAAGAGCTGCCGCTCCGGCGGGAGAACATGGGCACTGTTACTCTAACGGCGGCTCGTTTCCGCCCTCGAGGTGCTCAAGGACGGCATGGAGCGTGCACCCGGGGACGACCCACCACAGGCGGCAGTCGTCGGCGTTGTGGCGCCCCCTTGGCGCCGGTGCGTTGTTGGTGAAGGCGAATTGCTCCTCGTGGCGGCGCTGGAAGTATGCTGTCCACAAAACGTGGTTGTCAGCGGCGTACGGAAGGTCCCGCACCTCCTCCGGCAGGGACGCCCGAATGAGCGCGATCGGCGTCGGtcggcggccgggggggggggggtcccgcaCCTCCTCcggcatgtccggcggcgccaggTAGTTCGCCTCGTGGAGGAGGCGCGCCTCCCactcgtgaaggtggcggcggccgaagccgttggccgccgcttcGTCGTCGGGGAATCGATCGACCATCGGTGGCTTGAGACAGGGAGAGAGAGCGGCGAAGGAGAGAGGGGCGTcggcggcgagagagagagagaggatgtggCGAGGGAGTGTGCGGCCAACGGCGAGGGACAGTGGCTTTTATAGCGGTGGGTGGGCGGCGAGCGGGTGGCAGCCATGTGGACGCGTGGCGGGAcggggcgggtgagggagtcctggattaaggggtcctcgggcgtccggactatgtaacatgggccgaactgatgggctatgaagatacaagacagaagacttattcccgtgtccggatgggactcttctttgcgtggatggcaagcttggtgttcggatatgtagattccttcctctgtaaaccgactctgtacaaccataggcatctccggtgtctatataaaccggagggtttagtccgtaggggcaatcacaatcatacaagctagacatctagggtttagccattacgatctcatggtagatcaactcttgtaattctcatattcatcaagatcaatcaagcaggaagtagggtattacctccatcaagagggcccgaacctgggtaacatcgtgtcccccttttcctgttaccatcgacctcagacacacagttcgggaccccctacccgagatccgccggttttgacaccgacagcgggacgTGCAGCGATGCACCTTCACTATGCCGCCCaggaggaatcaatggaaggctgaccggcggcagccttcaCATTGGTTTCCACAGGAAACCGAGGCGACGAGGACGACGAAGGCACCCAGTTGCTGACTCGGCGGGTCCACATGTTTTCACGCCAAATTCGTTTCCCCCGGGTGCCTCCTAGAGCGCCGGGTTCAGCCTGGGTCTGCCGACGTCAATTTCGGCCCTAACCGGCGAAAATTGAGCTCCTAAAGGCGTGACTGGGCCGATTTTCTCGAGCTGACGATAAAAAAAGGGCCTGGGAAGCACCATCTCTCATCAGACCGTGAGTACCTTGTCTGTGAAAAAGTCTCCCACGATTAGCGCTGTCGCCCTGTTGCCCGTTGCCCTTGTCTTTCTTCCTGCGTTTTCTCTCAACGAGATTCAGATTAGAAACGCTGGTGCCTCCTTGCTACTCGTTTCAATAACTTGGGTACTCATCAATGTTTGAAGGCCGTTGCTGATTGTCATTGTTGGTTTACTCATGCATGTGCCATGTTCATTGAAATTGCCGTTGATCGCTTGTACGTTCATAAAGGttagtgtatgcgcgtatatatgaacgcttgtgtctgtactgatgctcaaaaaaaattgCCGTTGATTGAACGATGTGGCGATTCCTTATCTactatctactaccactataaaagcaCGAAAGGGCGGAGAACCAAGTCATCCTATCCATCCAAACCTGCAATCTAATGGTCTACATTCCTTCAAAACACCAAACACGTTTTATGctttaattacccaccatgccattgGGTTACCATCCTTACAAACACGTCCCgtccaaaaaataataattccGGGTCCTCCCGCGACCACGCACTCGGGCAGTTTGGCCACCGCCCACCTCTTCACCCACATCCTCCCCGCCAGACCCCCACGTCCTCCCGCCCCGTTCCTCCCGCACCTGTTCGCCGCCCTTCGCCCCACCACCCCCCTCCTACCGGAGCCGCCCCCGCTGGATCCGCCCTTCGCCGCACCCCGTTGGAGCCGCCCCCTGCCGCGTTGGATCCGCCCTTCGCCGCCCCCCCTCCCCCGTGCCGCTGGAGCCGCCGTCGGAGCTGCCCTTCGCCGCAGGCCGCCGCCGAGCCGCTCGCCGCTGTTCCTCTTCTGCTTCACGTGAGACTACAGGTGCACGGGCGGGAGGATTTCCCTAGCCCTACCCCGTCCTCTCATCTCTCGATCTGATTGAAGCCACGGCCCGGGAATGGCAGCTGAGTCGTCGGCGGTGGCCGGCATGCGGAAGGCGCCCTCCATTGAGTGGCGGTGGGTGTccgcgggggaggaggaggacgacaagcTGGAGGGCCCGCGGCCGTCGGGGCGGCGGGAAGGGGATGCAGCTTCGAGTCCGAGGACGAGGAGGACAACGTCGActacgaggacgaggacgaggagcacTGGGAGGCCAGGAAACTCCTGTCACGCACGGCCACCGCCCAACTGCCTCGCGGCCACCCCCGTCCGCTGGTGGCGATCTTTGTGCCTCCAACCGATGGCGATGAACCATGCCTTTTTCATGGTATGTATCACAGGCACCAAGCGATCCACATCTTTATTGTGCGATGAACGCAACTTATATgtgcatctctttctttctctGATCTTCTCCCTCTCATAAGTAGTTCTATACTTCTTAAGTCTGAATGACGTTTCCTTGTGGTAGGAGCAGACGATATTGGATCTGAGTTCGTGAAGGAGGAGCAAATGGATATTTGGATTTGTGTTGCTCCTTATGAATATATGTACAAACATGTTTTCTTCAGGTTATTACGCTTAACAGTGATGATCTAATCTTAGAAGATTTAAGTTCATGAAGGATAATAAAATTTGCGGCGTACCTGTAGCAGAAGGTCCTAAAAGGAAACTTTTGGTAGTGTGAGCATAGGGATATTTGTTACCGTCTTGAAGTTCATGAAGGCTTACTCTTACTGATTCAGGGGGCACCTGCATTATTCGGTATTTTGGTACAACTTAAGTATAGGATATGCACCTTCCATTTGTCTATGCATAATTTTTCTGCTCATGCATGGTGCATACTTTTGACTTACATATGATGTATTCAGCGATGTCATTGGTGACTCATGTGAAGTTGATGTTTTTGATTCAGGTGCAATGACACCGTGGCAGCCATGGAGAATATATGCATGAAGCCGTGAGCAGTAAGCAGCTTAGCTATTTATTATTGTTGGCCTTTTGAGTTTGATAGTATTGCTGGATTACCTGCATATTAGATGATGAGTAGCTTGAGAAAAGCAAACCTTATCATTTCTAAAATGTGCTGTTTTTTAGCATAATTAATCGTCGTGTGCTTATACCAATTATACACTGCTAGATAGACATGCATAAGTATGCAGGTTGACGCATAAGTCATTTTACAGTATGATGATGGTGACAATCAACTGAGCTTCAACAACTTATAACTGCATGGCGAGTGGTCGAATGCATGCCTCCCCACACCTCTGTCGATCCTTTTTTTCTGGTATAAACAGAATCTCATTGTGCCATCTCACATTGCCAATATATGCCCAGCACCTCAAAGTAGTATTATAGCCTCTATCACTCATATAACCTGATACAATTTGTCTCCTATCATTTCAAATGTGATTGCCTTCTATTCCGCATTATTTAAAGTTGTTGCCGAAACCTTCTCCATGCAGTGCCTTCCCTCATCATATGAGCTGCTAGCCCGCGCGCACTAGCTAATTTTTGTTCACCCTTTCTTCCCTATAATCTTTCTCTCCGCTTTTACTTCGCGATCCTGTAGCTGTATATTAGGATGATATGCTTAGGGCAGTGGTAATTCATAAATTGCATGATGTTTAATGGGAAGCATCTGAGAGTACCAATGTCCAGTAGTAAGATCTGATTTTATAGGTGATCAAGCCAATATAAGTGTACGTGCATCCCCTTTTAGTACAGATTTATAAAAAAAATATGATATATGCTATGATATTTTCCAGAACAGTTTGGCCCTTGATCTTGAGGCACTCATGTGTATTGCTTTTCTTCCTAGAGAAATACATGTCTATTGATTATTATTGGAATTGGTTTGAAGAAACAGAGTATGATCTTCTttcacaagtagtgatcataaAACAACAGGGAGAGGCGTTTTAGCTCCCGGAGGGTGTTTCAGCGGTGTGCTCGAGGACGAGCGTTGACAGCGCGGGTGTCCGATTTCCAGCGGCGCAGACATGGCGATGGATTTCTCCATCTCTCCGGTAGACAGGTCAGAAATCCCCTTCTTGGACAAGAAATCTTCTTCCATTTACTATCCAGCATCAGAGAGATCTTAGAGCTTCAGTTCAACGCGTGCAGGTTGCCCATCTTCCCGGATGAGGCGGCTAGCGCGGTGGCCCTAATGGATTTGATTGGTGGCGAAGAGGAATCCGCCAATGGATCTTGTGGGGCTGTTGTCGCCGGATTTGCGCATGGCTCATCTGGGCAGTTCGTACGTGGTGTTGTGTGCAGCAAGGAGAGGACTGTAGCTACCGGTGGAGCCGCCATGTCCGGTTTCAGTGAGAGCGAGGGTGACAACGCAGATGCAATTGACCAAGCCAATGACCAAAGCACATATTGATGAACACCAAGAGGCTGTGATTCAAGATCGAACTGAAAGTGGTGATGGAGGGTCTGCTCAATCTACTACTTGCAAGGTGGATCCGCAAGCCCCTGGGTGGACTTAGAGGTAATAGGCATTTACTTATAAGAGGTAAATGGTCTGTAGCAAAACCAGAGTTGCGATGATGTCTTGGTTATTGTAGTTTCATATGATCCCCTGAGGCATTGTCAGAGTAGCCCAGCTTTTTTGTTTTGGTTGCCTGGACTATGAGAAAGTAAATAGAACTGGAAATGTTGTGATGGATATGAGTGTTGTAGTTGTACTGCCATGTGTTGGATCTTGCATTTCCCCTGAATTAGTTTCTTGTTACAAAAAAAAACTAGACAGATGTACAAAAAATGATTGGTATTTCATATATAAGAATTTTGCTTCATGTT
Coding sequences within:
- the LOC123078828 gene encoding uncharacterized protein isoform X1; translated protein: MAAESSAVAGMRKAPSIEWRWVSAGEEEDDKLEGPRPSGRREGDAASSPRTRRTTSTTRTRTRSTGRPGNSCHARPPPNCLAATPVRWWRSLCLQPMAMNHAFFMEQTILDLSS
- the LOC123078828 gene encoding uncharacterized protein isoform X2, whose product is MAAESSAVAGMRKAPSIEWRWVSAGEEEDDKLEGPRPSGRREGDAASSPRTRRTTSTTRTRTRSTGRPGNSCHARPPPNCLAATPVRWWRSLCLQPMAMNHAFFMVQ